A portion of the Eulemur rufifrons isolate Redbay chromosome 30, OSU_ERuf_1, whole genome shotgun sequence genome contains these proteins:
- the LOC138378879 gene encoding LOW QUALITY PROTEIN: olfactory receptor 13H1-like (The sequence of the model RefSeq protein was modified relative to this genomic sequence to represent the inferred CDS: substituted 1 base at 1 genomic stop codon) encodes MFGNSLIVVVVRWDSRLHTPMYFFLSNLSFLDICYSTSXEPYVLAQCFRDFPTISYSSCYAQMTTSLFLGMTKCLLLAVMAYDRFVAISNPLRYTIIMNNQVCIQLALGTWTSAFLVAVTPVIAIPAHYCRHNVINHFTCEIQARLKLICSDTPVSLILGLVISVFTLPLPFTFILISYFHIAAAVLRICSVEARLKAFSTCGSHLTVVTIFYGTAIYMYLKPQSKESQEEDKVISIFYGAVTPMLNPLIYTLRNKDVKGALRKLAKGNEKS; translated from the coding sequence ATGTTTGGGAATAGCCTTATTGTTGTTGTAGTGAGATGGGATTCTCGACTTCATACtcccatgtatttttttctcagtaactTATCCTTCCTTGATATCTGTTACTCCACCAGCTGAGAGCCATATGTCTTGGCCCAATGTTTCAGGGACTTCCCCACCATCTCCTATTCCAGCTGTTATGCCCAGATGACCACATCCCTCTTTCTGGGGATGACAAAGTGTCTCCTCCTTGCTGTCATGGCTTATGACAGGTTTGTTGCAATCTCTAATCCCCTGCGTTACACTATCATTATGAACAATCAGGTGTGCATACAGTTGGCCTTGGGAACCTGGACCAGTGCCTTCTTAGTAGCAGTCACACCAGTCATTGCAATTCCTGCTCATTATTGCAGACACAATGTCATAAACCATTTTACCTGTGAGATCCAGGCCCGGCTGAAGCTCATCTGCTCAGACACCCCTGTCAGTCTGATCCTGGGTCTGGTAATCAGTGTGttcaccctgcccctgcccttcaCCTTCATCCTCATTTCCTACTTCCACATTGCAGCTGCTGTGCTAAGGATCTGTTCTGTGGAAGCCAGGCTCAAAGCTTTCTCCACCTGTGGATCCCATCTGACTGTGGTCACTATATTTTATGGGACAGCCATCTACATGTATTTGAAACCTCAGTCAAAGGAATCCCAGGAAGAAGACAAAGTTATCTCAATATTTTATGGAGCAGTTACTCCCATGTTAAATCCTCTCATTTACACCCTGAGAAATAAGGATGTAAAAGGTGCACTTAGGAAGttagccaaaggaaatgaaaaatcctAA